A single region of the Paraburkholderia megapolitana genome encodes:
- a CDS encoding tagatose kinase — protein sequence MANTELQKSRDVGYILTMGEILVEIMATERGQSFRQPGTLIGPYASGAPAIFIDQVAKAGSRCAMIGCVGDDDFGALNVERLRADGVDVSGISVIKTATTGSAFVTYREDGDRDFIYNIANSASGHLSVGNIRDDLLKQCRHFHVMGSSLFSFRIIEAMKKVIETVKEHGGTVSFDPNIRKEMLRIPEMREALDFILDYTDVFLPSGHEVMLLASASSEEGAIDELLKRGVREVVIKRGKHGCSYYDGKTVLNFPALPVQEVDPTGAGDCFGGTYIACRAQGFGVERALTYACAAGARAVTFRGPMEGTATLAQLDDFIANPMEQRHD from the coding sequence ATGGCTAACACTGAACTGCAGAAGTCCCGCGACGTCGGCTACATCCTGACGATGGGCGAAATCCTGGTCGAAATAATGGCTACCGAGCGCGGCCAGTCGTTCCGCCAGCCGGGCACATTGATCGGCCCCTACGCGAGCGGCGCGCCGGCCATTTTCATCGATCAGGTTGCGAAGGCCGGCAGCCGGTGCGCGATGATCGGTTGCGTCGGCGACGACGATTTCGGCGCCCTCAATGTCGAGCGATTGCGCGCGGATGGCGTCGACGTCTCCGGTATCTCCGTCATCAAGACCGCGACGACAGGTAGCGCGTTCGTGACTTACCGCGAGGACGGCGACCGCGACTTTATCTACAACATCGCCAACAGCGCTTCCGGCCACCTGTCGGTCGGCAACATCCGCGACGATCTACTCAAGCAGTGCCGCCACTTTCACGTGATGGGCTCGTCGCTCTTTTCATTTCGCATCATCGAAGCGATGAAAAAGGTCATCGAAACCGTCAAGGAACACGGCGGGACGGTGAGCTTCGATCCGAACATCCGCAAGGAGATGCTGCGTATTCCCGAAATGCGCGAAGCGCTCGATTTCATCCTTGACTACACCGATGTTTTCCTGCCGAGCGGCCACGAGGTGATGCTGCTCGCGAGCGCAAGCAGCGAAGAGGGCGCTATCGACGAGCTTTTGAAGCGTGGCGTACGCGAAGTCGTGATCAAGCGCGGCAAGCATGGATGCAGCTACTACGATGGAAAAACCGTGCTGAACTTTCCCGCGCTGCCGGTTCAGGAAGTCGATCCGACGGGCGCGGGCGACTGCTTCGGCGGAACCTACATCGCCTGCCGTGCGCAAGGCTTCGGCGTTGAAAGAGCGTTGACCTATGCCTGTGCGGCCGGCGCACGGGCAGTGACGTTTCGCGGGCCGATGGAGGGAACGGCGACGTTGGCGCAGCTCGACGACTTCATCGCGAACCCGATGGAGCAGCGTCATGACTAA
- a CDS encoding ABC transporter permease, with the protein MSSLTGRFPWIRHYGGIVCGLALLCVLFAVLSSNFLTLGNLLNIVMQVSIIAILGFGMTYVLLLGDIDLSVGAVMALVGTVAAFSMQHGLHPALAIVIAMGAGLVLGFINGTLTAMLTIPSFIVTVATMGVFRGLAYITSAGVPISIDDDRFAALGNATFLGIAIPIWLLVVLLAINHFVLSKTVFGRKAYLAGGNREAALYSGINVRRLRIGIFMISGLMASIGGVLMTSRLYSAQPNAGLGYELDAIAAAVLGGTSLSGGYGTIIGTLIGALIIGVINNGMNLLSVPYFYQLIVKGVVILVAVCIDVQTKKRHG; encoded by the coding sequence ATGAGCAGCTTGACCGGGCGGTTCCCATGGATACGTCACTACGGCGGCATCGTCTGCGGGCTCGCGTTGCTCTGCGTACTTTTCGCGGTTCTGTCGAGCAACTTTCTGACGCTCGGCAACCTGCTGAACATCGTCATGCAGGTATCGATCATCGCGATTCTCGGCTTCGGGATGACCTATGTCCTGTTGCTCGGCGATATCGATCTTTCTGTCGGCGCAGTGATGGCGCTCGTCGGCACGGTCGCCGCTTTCTCGATGCAGCATGGACTGCATCCCGCGCTGGCTATCGTGATCGCCATGGGTGCGGGACTGGTTCTCGGGTTCATCAACGGTACGCTGACCGCGATGCTGACCATTCCCTCGTTCATCGTGACAGTCGCAACGATGGGCGTTTTCCGGGGGCTCGCGTACATCACGTCGGCAGGTGTACCGATCTCGATCGACGACGACCGCTTTGCGGCACTCGGCAACGCGACTTTTCTTGGCATTGCGATACCCATCTGGCTTCTGGTGGTTCTGCTGGCCATCAACCATTTCGTCCTGTCGAAAACGGTGTTTGGACGCAAGGCATATCTGGCGGGCGGGAATCGCGAGGCCGCGCTGTATTCGGGCATCAACGTCAGGCGTCTGCGGATCGGCATCTTCATGATCTCCGGGCTGATGGCGAGCATCGGCGGCGTGCTGATGACCTCGCGTCTGTATTCGGCGCAGCCCAATGCGGGTCTCGGTTACGAGCTGGACGCGATCGCGGCTGCCGTGCTTGGCGGGACCAGTCTGAGTGGCGGCTACGGCACGATTATCGGCACGTTGATCGGTGCGCTGATCATCGGGGTCATCAACAACGGCATGAATCTGTTGAGCGTTCCGTACTTCTATCAACTGATCGTAAAGGGCGTCGTCATCCTCGTCGCCGTTTGCATCGATGTTCAAACGAAAAAGCGTCATGGCTAA
- a CDS encoding sugar ABC transporter ATP-binding protein codes for MNASPNRLCAQASGASFSDGADVPFAELRSIAKSFGTVEAIKNVSLALRSGRVHTILGENGAGKSTLMKILAGVHQPTKGDLLVRGQPVVFATPSESQAAGISIIYQELSLAANLTVAENIFAGHEPQRFGIVDFKSLFRQAQDLLDDLAIDIDAHVAVARLSMAQRQLVEIAKGLSRRAELVIMDEPTSSLSDREAEVLFGIVAKLKSRGIAVVYISHRMDEIMRISDDISVMRDGQYICTHDRNETTIGALINLMVGREMSDVYPPRATPLNMNRAPLLEVRNLTINGKFHDISFGVRPGEIFGFFGLIGAGRSDVMKALFGIGRPTGQILMDGKAVRLRSPERAISAGIAFVTEDRKHEGLVLMHSIAQNITMASFERKGSRFGIVSSRYEQRETQDAIARMKIRTAGPQQAVGDLSGGNQQKVVFSKWLSLKPKVLILDEPTRGVDVGAKFEIYRVMRELADAGTAIVLVSSELPEALAMSDRLAVMREKRLVREFATAGLTQETVMSYATGAAPA; via the coding sequence GTGAATGCGAGCCCGAACCGCCTGTGCGCTCAGGCATCGGGCGCGAGCTTTAGCGATGGCGCGGATGTTCCTTTTGCCGAGTTGAGGTCCATCGCTAAATCGTTCGGTACGGTCGAGGCGATCAAGAACGTTTCGCTCGCGTTGCGAAGCGGGCGGGTCCACACGATTCTCGGCGAGAACGGCGCAGGCAAGTCGACCTTGATGAAGATTCTGGCGGGCGTCCATCAACCGACGAAAGGCGACCTGCTCGTGCGTGGTCAGCCTGTCGTATTTGCCACCCCGTCCGAATCCCAGGCGGCCGGCATCTCGATCATCTATCAGGAGCTGAGTCTCGCGGCGAATCTGACTGTGGCGGAGAACATCTTCGCGGGCCACGAGCCGCAGCGATTCGGCATCGTCGATTTCAAATCGTTGTTCCGGCAAGCGCAGGATCTGCTCGACGATCTAGCGATCGATATCGACGCACACGTCGCCGTTGCGCGCCTGTCGATGGCGCAGCGGCAACTGGTCGAAATTGCGAAGGGACTGAGTCGCCGTGCCGAGCTGGTCATCATGGACGAACCTACGTCGTCCCTGAGCGACCGGGAGGCCGAAGTGCTGTTCGGCATCGTGGCGAAACTCAAGTCGCGTGGCATCGCCGTCGTCTACATCTCACACCGCATGGACGAGATCATGCGGATCTCGGACGACATCTCGGTGATGCGCGACGGGCAATACATCTGCACGCACGACCGGAACGAGACGACGATCGGGGCGCTGATCAATCTCATGGTCGGACGCGAGATGAGCGATGTCTATCCGCCGCGCGCCACGCCGCTCAATATGAATCGCGCACCGTTGCTCGAAGTGCGGAACCTCACCATTAACGGCAAGTTTCACGACATCAGTTTCGGTGTCCGACCTGGCGAAATCTTCGGTTTCTTTGGCCTGATCGGCGCGGGTCGCTCGGATGTGATGAAGGCGCTGTTTGGAATCGGACGTCCGACGGGACAGATCCTGATGGATGGCAAGGCAGTGCGGTTACGTTCGCCGGAGCGCGCAATCTCGGCAGGCATCGCGTTCGTCACCGAAGACCGAAAGCACGAGGGCCTGGTGCTCATGCATTCGATTGCGCAAAACATCACGATGGCCAGCTTCGAGCGCAAGGGTTCTCGATTTGGCATCGTGAGCAGCCGCTACGAACAACGCGAAACGCAGGACGCGATCGCTCGCATGAAGATCAGAACAGCGGGGCCGCAGCAGGCGGTCGGCGATCTGAGCGGCGGCAACCAGCAGAAAGTCGTCTTCTCCAAATGGCTTTCGCTCAAGCCCAAAGTGCTGATTCTCGATGAGCCGACCCGCGGTGTCGATGTCGGCGCGAAGTTCGAGATCTACCGCGTGATGCGTGAACTCGCCGATGCCGGCACCGCCATTGTTCTGGTCTCTTCGGAATTGCCCGAAGCGCTGGCCATGAGCGACCGCCTCGCGGTGATGCGCGAGAAGCGCCTTGTCAGGGAATTCGCAACGGCGGGGCTGACTCAGGAGACCGTCATGTCGTACGCAACAGGAGCAGCACCAGCATGA
- a CDS encoding substrate-binding domain-containing protein has product MKLTLKSMAAILAATTTFAVAPLAHADQVKIGASLLTQQHPFYVALADAMKQEALKDNAKLDISIANQDLSKQIADVQDFVTRKVDVIVLSPVDSKGVKAAVMIAQRAGIPVITVDISAQGVEVASHIATDNYAGGQMAGQLMCKVLGGKGKVGVIDYPTVQSVIDRVTGFKKALDACPGVQIVAVQPGITRAEALTTAQNMLQAHPDLDGIFGFGDDAAMAAAVAGKSAGNHVKVIGFDGMPEARAAVDKNPNFVGVIRQYPEKMGAIAVDTAVKVAAKQPVAKLIPVTPGVYLHGTAK; this is encoded by the coding sequence ATGAAGTTGACGCTCAAAAGCATGGCGGCCATCCTCGCCGCGACCACGACGTTTGCCGTCGCCCCGCTGGCGCACGCCGACCAGGTCAAGATCGGCGCGTCTCTGCTGACGCAGCAACATCCGTTCTACGTCGCGCTCGCCGATGCGATGAAACAGGAAGCGCTGAAGGACAACGCGAAGCTCGACATATCGATCGCGAATCAGGATCTGAGCAAACAGATCGCCGATGTACAGGACTTCGTGACCCGCAAGGTCGACGTGATCGTGCTTTCACCGGTCGATTCGAAAGGTGTCAAGGCGGCGGTCATGATCGCGCAACGAGCCGGCATCCCCGTCATCACCGTCGACATCAGCGCGCAGGGCGTCGAGGTCGCTTCCCACATCGCTACCGACAACTACGCCGGCGGCCAGATGGCCGGGCAACTGATGTGCAAGGTCCTCGGCGGCAAGGGCAAGGTCGGTGTGATCGACTATCCGACGGTGCAGTCCGTGATCGATCGCGTGACGGGTTTCAAGAAGGCTCTCGATGCGTGTCCGGGTGTGCAGATCGTTGCAGTCCAGCCCGGCATCACGCGCGCTGAAGCGTTGACGACTGCGCAGAACATGCTTCAGGCCCATCCGGATCTCGACGGAATCTTTGGGTTTGGCGATGACGCCGCGATGGCGGCAGCCGTTGCCGGTAAATCAGCTGGCAATCACGTCAAGGTGATCGGCTTCGACGGCATGCCGGAAGCGCGCGCAGCCGTAGACAAGAATCCGAATTTCGTCGGCGTGATCCGCCAATACCCCGAAAAAATGGGCGCCATCGCTGTCGACACAGCGGTGAAGGTTGCCGCAAAGCAGCCGGTCGCGAAGCTGATCCCCGTGACACCCGGCGTCTATCTGCACGGGACCGCAAAGTGA
- a CDS encoding DeoR/GlpR family DNA-binding transcription regulator has product MLVSKSSLRRRLQIVELVRKRGEVSVEELSQVFDVSSVTIRTDLTYLEQQRYLVRSFGKARYLSQRPGDNVLAPIADSATRKASETTIARFAAEAVDDHESLMMGAGEVVHRILPFLSDRSNLALLVQDIGMAQTAQRFLHCELQLTGGQLEQGSSTMTGPDAEASVARRSIDLCFLEASGLDREGNLLCADPALARVFQAARQAATRTIVVAYQPQLNERDGEVFANLADIDALLIDDGIDPPTMDLMPRKGLQLHRRESGILEFRQSTY; this is encoded by the coding sequence ATGCTAGTCAGCAAGAGTTCACTGAGGCGACGGCTGCAAATCGTCGAACTGGTCCGCAAGCGCGGCGAGGTATCGGTCGAGGAGCTCAGTCAGGTATTCGACGTGTCGAGCGTCACCATTCGGACGGACCTGACCTATCTGGAGCAGCAGCGTTACCTTGTCCGGTCGTTCGGCAAGGCCCGCTATCTCTCGCAGCGACCCGGGGACAACGTTCTCGCGCCGATTGCGGATAGCGCGACCCGCAAGGCATCGGAAACGACGATTGCGCGTTTCGCCGCAGAGGCGGTCGACGATCACGAGTCGCTGATGATGGGCGCCGGCGAAGTCGTCCACCGAATCCTGCCGTTCCTGTCCGACCGTTCGAACCTTGCCCTGCTCGTGCAGGACATTGGGATGGCGCAAACGGCACAGCGTTTTCTGCACTGTGAACTACAGCTCACGGGCGGCCAGCTCGAACAGGGCAGCTCGACGATGACTGGCCCCGATGCGGAAGCATCGGTGGCGCGGCGCTCGATCGACCTCTGCTTTCTCGAAGCCTCGGGGCTCGACCGCGAAGGCAACCTGCTGTGCGCCGATCCGGCACTGGCACGCGTGTTTCAGGCTGCACGGCAGGCGGCCACGCGAACCATCGTCGTTGCGTACCAGCCGCAGCTAAACGAGCGCGACGGCGAGGTATTCGCAAACCTCGCGGACATCGATGCGTTGCTTATCGATGACGGCATCGACCCACCCACCATGGATTTGATGCCGCGCAAGGGTCTGCAGCTCCACAGAAGGGAAAGCGGAATTCTCGAATTCCGCCAATCCACTTACTAG
- a CDS encoding winged helix-turn-helix domain-containing protein — MDQLDDIIHQPVRLKIMAALNALPSRESIDFVRLRAIVEATEGNLGAHLATLEKSGYIEMEKGFVGKKPRTSIAMTPSGRLAFERYVSHLRGILDGAA, encoded by the coding sequence ATGGATCAGCTGGACGACATCATTCACCAGCCGGTGCGGCTCAAGATCATGGCCGCGCTCAACGCACTGCCCAGTCGCGAGTCAATCGATTTTGTTCGACTGCGTGCCATCGTCGAAGCAACCGAAGGCAATCTCGGCGCTCATCTCGCGACGTTGGAGAAATCCGGTTACATCGAGATGGAGAAGGGTTTCGTTGGCAAGAAGCCGCGAACCAGTATCGCGATGACGCCGTCGGGACGCCTCGCGTTTGAGCGCTATGTCAGTCATTTGCGTGGGATTCTTGACGGTGCGGCGTGA
- the metE gene encoding 5-methyltetrahydropteroyltriglutamate--homocysteine S-methyltransferase yields MARTHIHGFPRIGAHRELKFAQESFWRGESDDAYLRGVAKELRARHWEQQRAAKLDFVTVGDFAYYDQMLNLTALLGALPERFEFEPAALSLAQYYELARGNKAQPALEMTKWFDTNYHYLVPELGPETTFNGGVEWFFDEVDEALALNHTVKPVLIGPITYLWLSKSHVAGFDRLSLLPRLVIRYMRILETLQQRGIEWVQLDEPALCLDLEGEWLEAFAAVYEVLGASDVKILLATYFDTAADHAPLVAKLPVHGVHIDLVRAPQQLDVWHRALPVDRVLSAGVIDGRNIWRADLGKIVGSLQQFHAERGDRLWIAPSCSLLHVPISLAAEKRLDADLKSWLAFATEKLDEIGTIALALRDPAAAAPALAAAANALDARRSSRAVQNVLVQRKVAAVTDAMASRKSPFKDRSRVQRHSLKLPLLPTTTIGSFPQTPAIRQARAAYKRGELRALDYLERMRAETASVLRKQEELGLDVLVHGEVERNDLVEFFAEKLWGYALTENGWVQNYGAQCVKPPIIYGDIYRPEPMIVDAACYAQSLTDRLIKGVLTGPVTMLEWSFVRDDQPRSTTALQLALVMRDEVNDLEKAGIRIIQIDEPAFREGLPLRKSDWAVYLDWAARAFRISSSGVSDATQIHTHMCYSEFNDILPSIAALDADVITIETSRSSMELLDGFGAFSYPNGIGPGVYDTHSPRVPSVETMQRLLERACEVIPAERLWVNPDCGLKTRAWPETEAALSNMILAAKALRQKIEAERSSAVELV; encoded by the coding sequence ATGGCTCGCACCCACATACATGGTTTTCCGCGCATCGGCGCACATCGCGAACTCAAGTTTGCCCAGGAGTCGTTCTGGCGCGGCGAGTCCGACGATGCCTATTTGCGCGGCGTTGCGAAGGAATTGCGCGCGCGCCATTGGGAACAGCAGCGGGCGGCGAAACTGGACTTCGTGACGGTCGGCGACTTCGCTTACTACGACCAGATGCTCAATCTGACTGCGCTGCTGGGCGCGTTGCCCGAACGTTTCGAGTTCGAGCCGGCGGCGCTGTCGCTGGCCCAGTATTACGAACTGGCGCGCGGCAACAAGGCGCAGCCGGCGCTGGAAATGACCAAGTGGTTCGATACCAATTACCACTACCTCGTGCCGGAACTGGGACCGGAGACGACGTTCAATGGCGGTGTCGAGTGGTTCTTCGATGAAGTCGATGAAGCGCTTGCGCTGAATCACACGGTCAAGCCCGTGTTGATTGGGCCGATTACGTATCTGTGGTTGTCGAAGAGTCACGTGGCTGGCTTTGACCGGTTGTCGCTGCTGCCGCGGCTCGTGATCCGCTATATGCGTATTCTCGAGACGTTGCAGCAGCGCGGTATCGAGTGGGTTCAGCTCGACGAGCCGGCGTTGTGCCTCGACCTCGAAGGCGAGTGGCTCGAAGCGTTTGCTGCGGTGTACGAGGTGCTCGGCGCATCGGACGTCAAGATATTGCTCGCGACGTATTTCGACACCGCTGCCGATCACGCGCCGCTCGTCGCGAAGCTGCCGGTGCACGGCGTGCATATCGATCTGGTCAGGGCGCCGCAGCAACTCGATGTGTGGCACCGGGCGTTGCCGGTGGACAGGGTGTTGTCGGCGGGTGTTATCGACGGGCGAAATATCTGGCGTGCCGATCTCGGCAAGATTGTTGGATCGCTGCAGCAGTTTCATGCGGAACGTGGCGACCGGCTCTGGATTGCACCGTCGTGCTCGCTACTGCACGTACCGATCTCGCTTGCTGCGGAAAAACGCCTCGATGCGGATCTGAAGTCGTGGCTCGCCTTTGCTACCGAGAAGCTCGATGAAATCGGCACGATTGCGCTTGCGTTACGCGATCCGGCTGCTGCCGCGCCGGCGCTCGCGGCCGCTGCGAATGCACTCGACGCGCGACGCAGTTCGCGCGCGGTCCAGAACGTGTTGGTGCAAAGAAAGGTTGCAGCGGTTACCGATGCGATGGCGAGTCGTAAGAGTCCGTTTAAAGATCGTAGTCGCGTGCAACGGCATTCGCTGAAGCTGCCGCTTCTGCCAACCACTACGATCGGCTCGTTTCCGCAGACACCCGCGATCCGGCAGGCGCGTGCCGCTTACAAGCGCGGCGAACTGCGCGCACTCGATTACCTCGAGCGCATGCGCGCGGAAACCGCCAGCGTGTTGCGCAAGCAGGAGGAACTCGGGCTCGATGTGCTTGTGCACGGCGAGGTCGAGCGCAACGATCTGGTTGAGTTTTTTGCAGAAAAACTCTGGGGATATGCGCTCACTGAGAATGGCTGGGTGCAGAACTACGGCGCGCAGTGCGTCAAGCCACCGATCATTTACGGCGACATTTATCGCCCGGAGCCGATGATCGTGGATGCCGCGTGTTATGCGCAGTCTTTGACGGACCGACTGATAAAAGGTGTGCTCACCGGGCCGGTGACGATGCTCGAATGGTCGTTTGTGCGCGACGATCAACCGCGTTCGACGACGGCCTTGCAACTGGCGCTGGTGATGCGCGACGAGGTGAACGATCTCGAGAAGGCCGGCATTCGCATCATCCAGATCGATGAGCCGGCGTTTCGCGAAGGCTTGCCGCTACGCAAGAGCGATTGGGCGGTGTATCTGGATTGGGCGGCACGGGCGTTCCGTATCTCTTCCAGCGGCGTGTCGGATGCGACGCAGATCCATACGCACATGTGTTATTCGGAGTTCAACGACATTCTTCCATCGATCGCCGCGCTCGATGCAGACGTTATTACGATCGAGACGTCGCGATCTTCGATGGAATTGCTCGATGGCTTCGGTGCGTTTTCGTACCCTAATGGCATTGGCCCGGGGGTGTATGACACTCACTCGCCGCGCGTGCCGAGTGTCGAGACGATGCAACGCCTGCTCGAACGAGCCTGCGAAGTGATTCCTGCGGAACGCCTGTGGGTCAATCCTGATTGCGGGTTGAAGACGCGTGCCTGGCCGGAGACAGAAGCGGCGTTGAGCAACATGATTCTGGCTGCGAAGGCGTTGAGGCAGAAGATTGAAGCCGAACGTAGTAGTGCGGTTGAGCTGGTGTGA
- the cobF gene encoding precorrin-6A synthase (deacetylating): MHASLHSPGTGMTKRILIIGIGAGNPDYMTVQAINALNQVDVFFVMDKGVAKEKLVALRKDIIERFVNNDRYRVVEATSPERRRDEGDRDYRVAVDELNRDKQHVFERLISDELADGECGAFLVWGDPSLYDSTIRIVEAIGKAGNHTFDYEVIPGISSVQALAARHRVPLNQIGRSIEITNGRGIAEGFPNNVDSVVVMLDSQDTYRKLVDQNLDIYWGAYVGTPDEILISGKLHDVAEEIVRVRAEARNKHGWIMDTYLLRKPGDET, encoded by the coding sequence ATGCACGCGTCGCTGCATTCACCAGGAACTGGCATGACGAAAAGAATTCTGATCATCGGCATCGGCGCGGGAAACCCCGACTACATGACTGTTCAGGCGATCAACGCGCTCAATCAGGTCGACGTGTTCTTCGTGATGGACAAAGGTGTTGCGAAGGAAAAACTCGTTGCGTTGCGTAAGGACATCATCGAGCGGTTTGTGAATAACGACCGCTATCGTGTTGTCGAGGCGACGAGCCCCGAACGTCGACGCGACGAGGGCGATCGCGACTACAGGGTCGCTGTCGACGAACTAAACCGCGACAAACAGCATGTATTTGAACGCCTGATCTCGGACGAATTGGCCGACGGAGAATGCGGAGCGTTTCTGGTCTGGGGCGATCCGTCGTTATACGACAGCACGATACGCATCGTCGAAGCGATCGGGAAAGCCGGCAACCATACGTTCGACTACGAGGTCATTCCAGGCATCAGCAGCGTCCAGGCGCTCGCTGCGCGGCACAGGGTCCCGCTCAATCAGATCGGCCGCTCTATCGAGATCACCAACGGCCGTGGCATCGCCGAAGGCTTCCCGAATAACGTGGACAGCGTCGTCGTCATGCTCGACTCGCAGGATACCTACCGCAAGCTTGTCGATCAGAATCTGGATATCTACTGGGGTGCCTATGTTGGAACGCCCGATGAGATCCTGATCTCGGGAAAGCTGCACGACGTCGCGGAGGAGATCGTGCGTGTCCGTGCAGAAGCCCGCAATAAGCATGGGTGGATCATGGACACCTATCTGCTGCGCAAGCCCGGCGATGAAACCTGA